The region ACTTAATTTTCGcgagcaagtaaaggatcagttTATAAGAATTGCCCAAATACCACtcaatacttactgcggagagactttttaaACAccctgtatacgtgtgtgcgggtacacatgcataaaactattccttttatttcagttcaattataatgggttggcaactaagttcccgccgtttaatagaaaataacaactaattaatcaataatgtattcgcCCTTCTTGTTTACAATTTCTTCCCAACGTTAAACAAGAtattcaatacctcgttggtagaaatcacccgatttcgactcgaaaaattgatccaaccaagctctcaatgtTGCATCAGTaatgaacgaaactccgcgcatagcatttgaaagagatcgaaagaggtggaaatccgttagcacttcccagccatgcgtttgaatggcttccttggtcatattggcgatatgagggcgggtgttgtcgtgcagcagaagaactccatgctcctgattaggtcttttctcttgaatagccaggttgagtcgttccatctgttgaacatagagttccacgttgactgtttggttccattcaagcaattcgtaatggataatcccttcccagtcccaccatgcgcccaacatcgttttacgcggatgaagatcttgtttcacgcgcggtgtcgcttgtttaccggggctaagccattccttacgctgcttcatattgatgtacagacaCCATTtctcgtcgccagtaacgatgctgtaaagaaatcattgcttgtgttcatgagttgagcggtgacgagcatgcaaaccagcggagattgtggctcgttgatttttgttgttgtcacataaagcatgcagaacccatgcagaatacttctgaacctttcccatcgagtgaagatgcttttCCATAGCAGTGTGggaacattccattttctctgccagttcgcttcccgtttgacgagaattttcataCAATAGTTGATTTAATCTctcttcattgaactcaactggacggccagaacgaggtgcgacCTTGAGgtcaaatttttcatttttgaacttggcataccaatcaccagcggttctttcagctatggcaccctttCCATGCACAGCACAAATTTtgcgagcagcttttgcagccttagaaccttgattaaaatttttaaaaaggaggtgtcgaaaatgctcgtttttcttaacttgacattccattttaatgatctgaaaataagcaaaaataaactaaaattaattATCAAGCCTctttaaaatctgaaaaaataaaatgccCCAGAAGTAAGTTTATGAATCTGTTTTGCAAGTTTCGTCATGTGAAATCGTGTACTGGAACGGGTATTGTTGTATTTCATGATGGTGATATTATCTTTATTTGTTGCCAAACAAGCACATGCAGAACAGAACCAGGGGAAACACGCGGATGGAAGAGTCACTAAAGAGGTCACAGATACGTGACAAAGTAGTTCCAGACAatagacataagataaaataagaaaatagtaaacgagtaaagaacgaatatataatgcgtgtatttatttggcaaaataaataaataagactagCCAACGCCTAAGTACTGGAGACCAGTTAGTCGACATCACAGTACATATAATAcgcttcacacacaaacacacactcaaacacacacacaaagacacgttTACATACCACGACCCAGCATACGTATACAGCATATAGACGCTACTTTGTCTGTAAATACATGCAGTAATCACTCACCATATTGTGGTTTACCTATGGTGCCATCAGTACATCGCGGAATTTTCTGgatattatatgtaaatttatatcgtggGCTACTCAGTATATCGTGGGTTTCTCCGACCGATAACTATTTATACTTttgtagattttaattatttctgtggtaaaataagcgaAAGGATTATTGAAATTAaccattactcattttgccccagtttagacatcagtttttgaaaattgaaatttatcAACTTAGCGAATAGTGTAGgagaaaatagaacaaaacagAGGAAAGAATTTGGATTGTTGAATACCAGAAATTATCTAGATATTTTActagcaacctcaattacaactGAATCAAAGTTGAgggaaaatttattgaaaataaagtacctgttacCTGATGGTTTCAATCTGCCTCAACTGCATCAACAACAATGGTAGCCAATGTTTACTCTGAAAGATGATGCAAGAATACGAAATAGtcatgcaatacttgcaatgtaatattttcaaacaagtaGTAAGAAATTGACAAGAAACTGATAATTACTCATTCTGCCCCACTTCGCCGTAGTTATTTCAAGTATtttacaaaatgacaaaaaaatagtGAAGAAAGAAAATCCGGTTTAATGAAAAGATgtgaatataaaagtaataattctAAAGCTGAAAAAGAAATGCATTGAGCTGTTCAGTGTTTTAATCTTATAATTAAAGCTAAAGTCAAAATCTAAATTTTGCAACATATTACTGACTTGCTCTTTCGTAAAATAAGACCAGTTTTCAATGGCGCCTGAAGTAATGAAGTTTACAATGacaatatatctttgtgtgtatgtttgtgtgtgtgtgtgtgtgtgtgtgtgtgtgtgtgtgtgtgtgtgtgtgtgtgtgtgtgtgtgtgtgtttaatagtcAGTGGTCAATCTAACGTCACTGTGTTCAGTCATGCATTGAAAGAAGAAATCTGAACTAGAGACAATAACTAActtctttctatcaatctttttatccctctttataaacatttatcctctctctcactcacatacacacataaacacacacacatacagacacacataaacacacttttaTCACAGGTACAGCATCATGTGTCCAGAACATCCGTTTCAAGAGCATTTCGGATTACTGATTTTCCGAACCAGCAGCTGGTcacaatgcaaataaaaaaactAGTTTAAGCAATTAAATACAATACAGGAACCTGTATCGTAGTGTAATTGATAAAATTGTATTAATATTGCACTGTACAGCAACTAGAATTAGTGAATTAGTACGGATCATAAGAGATACCAGTTCAGCTTTCCGGAATGTCGGTGTTGTAATTGTAATATGCCATACTGAAAGGCCATAGCGTTTGAATCAGATCTTTGGGAATGCGATGAAAATTCCTAACATCTTTTAGTTTTATTAAACCTCTTTAGCTAAGTTTGGTTTTAGTTTTGCCAGATCTGATATGACGGGAGACTTGTAGACATTACAGTAAATAATCGATGCATGTTGTAGAATACATAGACAAGTGATTCGATAACCACGCCCTGAGGCCTCTTGTTTGGTATTGTTGTCTGGTACCTTGTTAATTAATTCTTAAGGACGGAATAAAATTTAACATGTCTGGCCATATGGCAAAGCTAAAGAAACCGTTTGAGAGTTAACAGCTGAGCTTAGAACTTGTTTTCatagcaacaaaatataaagaatatgtatTGATATCTGTTTTAACTCACAACGAAAATTTCTGTGAAATGCGTCAGATTAACACGATCCTATCAGTTTCAGTGATGTCGTTATATTCTTTAGGAAAACTTCTTTTACACCGAAGCGTATGAAAATAATGGCTCTATTGATTGTTTCAATGGAAAAAATAGGAAATATTGACCTTCAAGCAACAAGCAATAATCTCCGTTTTATTCAGACAAACATTTGCTTCTTTATATTTAACATATGACAAATATGATTCGAAAgccatgcttatatgtatgtatgtatgtatgtatagagagacatacacatatgtacatacacacacacaNNNNNNNNNNNNNNNNNNNNNNNNNNNNNNNNNNNNNNNNNNNNNNNNNNNNNNNNNNNNNNNNNNNNNNNNNNNNNNNNNNNNNNNNNNNNNNNNNNNNNNNNNNNNNNNNNtgtgtgtgtgtgtgtgtgtgtgtgtgtgtgtgtgtgtgtatgtatataggtatgcatgtatgtatgtatttgaaatttatagaaaagcagaagacgaagacaggtgtatgaacaacaaacaaatgcatccgcttgacactcaggaaaatgaaagtcttttacgtttcgaacttgcgtcttcaacagaaaggaatagcAGAGAATAAACAGAGAATTAAAACAACTTGTACATTTCAGCAGCgtctgtggatgtatgtatgtatgtatgtatatacagagaaagacaggGAATGAGGGGGGCAACTGAATTTCTATAAATATGCACTGCAAACTGTGTGCATGCAGATCTCAGGTGTTGCCCACCATGTATAAATCTCTTGGCTTGATCATCCTGGCAGTGGTGGCCTGCCTCTATGCAATACCGAGTAAGTTGGAGAAAAAAGCTTGTTTtgacatcttttcgatttcgttAATTATTCTATACGCCTCTTATAGCATTAATGATTTCAATGTACAATTTTCGTGTATAATTCAATAACTTCAAATGTAAATGCTTAGTTTTTTCTGGTCATACAAAGTAGAATTTCTGTTTACGAATGCCTCGCATCACGAAAAAATTGTTTACGAATAACTTTTCGAACATAAAGCGTCTCCGCTGATGTATGCTGTCTTGAATAACGAATACGCAAACCGTTAACCACGGTTGACAAGAAGCAGGAGaacgtcttttgttttctaactTTCACTCTGTGGACATCCCTGTTCGATTGAATTAATTATGCCTTCTCGTGTGATTCctatggaaaataattttgttttactgaAATTTCGAGTAACAGACTCCCTTCAGGAATGAAGTAAATTCATAAATCAAGGTTGTATTGCAttaaattcattataattttcaatgttttatgACTTATATTGAGATTAGCTTTGCTTTCGCTAGTATATCATTTAAAGACAAAGGAGAAAATGGTGCGAAACGTAACAAGAATATGAGAGAATTCTCGTTACCGTGGCATAGAGAGTAAacgtattttcatttttttttactaacgtCTGTAGTCTTTTGAAAACAAATTCGGTAACGATTTACATTAATATTCCCTCGTTATCATAATCAAAATAGCGTATATGAACCTcaaaaatttgactgctatttattttcaCGACACAAGATCAACTGTGACGTtgaatctaaaacaaaatatcagagtTAAAAGAGTGCTTAAACTAATACGAATGAGGGATTTACTCAGGCCTTACTACCACCATGCTAACGCAAtcgaatatacgtgtgtgcagtGAGAAACTTaagatattttcttgtttttagttAAGAATGTAAACGAACATATTGTGAGTGGAACTGAAAGTCAATATTGTGAGTTTCCTCACATGGTATTCCTCAATGTTTCCCTGGTTGACGGAGGAGGTATCTGTGGTGGAACTTTGATTAGCGATAAACATGTCTTGACAGCAGCCcattgtgtgtaagtatgtttgtctgtttctaCCATTGAATCCCTGCTGTGCTAGGGctccgccttgaagggtttatatTTCGAACCCACCCCTATctccgaagaaaaaaaaatcttctctaGTAATCATATTCTTTAATtctaacttattttatcgaacttgtTTGctggaacatacatacacacataaataaatacatacatacatacatacacacacacacacacacacacgcacacatatatatatatatgtatatgtgtgtgtgcatgtgtgtgtgtgtgtgtgtgcatcaggcttctacacagtttctgtctaccaagtacTCTCATAAGGCAGAAGTTTTATAATCATGATAAACATGTCTGGCTGGAGATGTGGAAATACATTGTCTCTGGCATATATACCACCTTATTTGAAAATAAAGTTAAATGAGATTTCATAggtatttaactgttatttctagcagctcaaacTACTAAATTGAAAGCTTCTACAACACTGATTGACCtcctagaaattgcagccaaagttctttcaaatcacatcctaccattttaagttccaaatattcaaattttagagataaccaaaaataatgaaatgcaaaatatagAACGCCACGACACAAAAATTGGATATTTATGGTAATTCTAGATTCCATATTCAACAGcaaagtttgtttatattccttcGTTTGAGATATAACAAAATCTTTGGAACTTTTCTTCCAAAAGATAAcatgtttcaattattttatttatagtcattttaagtatatgtaaaatataaacttaTTAAACCGACTGTATGTACACGAACAGCAGAACTACCAAGTGGTTCAAcagatttcttttcaaaatatagtTTAAATTCTCTCATTGATCTTCAGAAAGTAGAATGAAGGTTTAATGcaatattgatctcaaattttgacacaaagccagcaatttcaagagaggaataaggcgattacatctacccttttgttcaaatggtacttattttatcatcaccGAATGAATGCGAGGCAaatcgaccacggcagaatttcaTCTTAGAACAGCTGGCTCGTCGCCTTAAGTTTAGTAAGATATcgaatttggcacaaggctagcaatttcgaggtaggggtaagtcgattacatagacccaggtgcttaactgatacttagtttatcaatctcgatgtgatgaaaggtaaagtagactcCAGCGGAGTTAGAACTCTCACCGTAAtgaaggacgaaatgctgctaagtattttcaccggcgtgctaacgattctatcagtttGCCGCCTTAAGGTTTAGCAAGATATCAATGTCAAATTTTAGCTCAATGTCAGTAATAACAGGTGAAgctggtaagtcgattacacttattttataaaccccgaGACGATGAAAGACAATGTAGTTATCGACGAAATTCGAAATCCGAccgcaaagatggacgaaatatcgttaagcatttggcccggcgtgctaaccggTCTGTCAGCTCATTGTCTTAAGgttttataaaatatcataaattacTATGCGAAAACAAAGCGCCAACTGGTTTCCATTGATATGAGTGAATAGATGCTAGAATATTAACACTGGGTGAGAGACAGATATTCCTATATGAGAGAAGAGATTTTCTGCATCAAACATTTCACTCACTAGACAGAATATATCTCACTCAAAACCCCTGCATCATATTTAGAACGGAAGAACACATTGCATAATTCGGAATTAGAGCAAGTAGAGAAGGATGGTCATATGAGGAATGCATTTAATCATAAACCTGATCAGTAAAGGTTGGCCGAGTATTAAACGTTAACATTTACGATAGTCAGTTCTTCAAGAAATGGACGATACCAACTCATAAAAAGCGAGAGAGTGGCGTATTTTATACGGGTACTGAAGAGAAAGTATGAAGAAAAATATCGAGACATATCTTGCGTCCGTTCCCCTTCTCTGTTCTCTACTATTTCGTGGGTTATGGGATAGAATAGTCAGGTGTTTTCTCCATAGGGTCCTCTCAGAAGAAACCGTGAATACACTCTCTGGCTGTTTGTAAAAACTATTTTCATTGATTATCATGCGTGTGAATAAGCTGGTAATTTCAGTGGTGAAAATTATAGATGAAACAATGCGTGTATTCGTTTAACAGTAATCAATCTATTGGTTGTAAATTTTTGTGGCTCGTTTAACTTTGTTGAATCTCAACATAATATGATTAAGTGCTGGGACGGATTTTTAAGTAGGGTTGCTAAATGAAAGGGTGTGATAGTTTAAAAATGTAGATGAAGCACCGACCTAAATCCTAACAAAAGCTCCAGTACAGTTCCTCTTTTATCTGAgcactgatgaagatgatgacgacgacgatggtgatgacagtgatgaggaagaggaagggtAGATAAAGTAgatttttatatcatttgaattttctttttctccagtcCAGAAGGCGTGGCGGCAATTACTGCTCACATAGGATCAACCAACAAGAAAACTGCAGTAGTTCGGACACCCGTAAAGAAATGGGTGAAGCATCGAGATTACATTAGAAAGCAAGGAACTGTCGgttagtatttttttgttttcacccAAACACAATTAAAAAATTATGGAAGAAATTAAACCGTTCACAGGTTTTCTGTTTGTAGTTGGCTACGAAGATTCTTTACGTAAACTTTTGTGCTGAAACGGATTTCATTTTGCGAATAGTAGATACACGCCAAGgttctgtttcatttctttcattattagcTAATTCGTTAACATTTAGTCAATTAACTAACCGATCGTTTGATTAATCCTTCAGTCagtgaatcaatcaatcaatcaatcaatcattcaatcaaaGAATCGATTAAAGAACTAGTATTGTCAAAAGTCACTTAGTCGCCATTGGTGACTATGTCGATGACATATCGTCTCTGTTACGATCTGTTGCAGGTCTATTCTGCTTCTCATCAGTTGCTACCACAATATTAACCCTTTCCCTGTGGATATCAGATATATccactgaaaattttttttatccttaactgtggaaagcagttttatatgaCAATCTCTGTTTtcttgaggaatgtcatgtttgaaacctATTTTTGCTTATTCAGCCAACATGACTTGCTAAAAATACCAATTCCATTCTTcttattactggaataaccacgaagtttaatattgaaatataacgTGTAAAACCTTTCTTCGAGTGGAGAAAGGTTTTTCCATTCAAATACAATATCAAAGGAAACATTCATTTCCACCATTTGTTTAAGTAAGAAAATCTTGACTAAGTCATTAAAATAACGGTTTATCTCAACCCCAAACAGACAAGGGATGAGCCTATATAATGTCAACTGCGCACGTAGCGAATTTCATAATTCAGTCATGGGTGTATTGGTtttcgtataattgtaccccagtgtcactttgatgtgctgctctctcactcaataataataataataatattaataataataacaataataataataataataataataataataataataataataataataataataattctgtgtaatgatatatacaaatattgaatTTTGTTCTTCACATAATTTTGCAAATAATGCTTATTGCTCTTCACCTCATTTTGCAGATAATGACATTGCTGTCTTAGAATTGACGACACCTGTCCCGATCAGCGCATGTATCAAGCCTGTGGATTTACCAAACAAAGGAGATAAATTCCACAAGAGATGTATAACTGCTGGATGGGGAAAGACCGGAAGTATGTCAtgttaatttataaaattgtatCTCTGCAATTGAAAGTTTAGTCCCAAATatgatttatacatttatttattaacaaaatacTTCATGTTCTTTGCCTTTATTTACCTAGAACATGGAATTTTCCCAAACCAAATGAGACGAACTAATATTGATATCATCCCAAATGATAAATGCCAAAGTTATTCTCCTGGCACCACGGTTGAACAGCATATCTGTGTTGGCGCCCTTTtaagaaatggaacaaatattTGCTACGTAATATGACGCTTATTCACTCTTTCATATTATACGCATATtccttccatttttaattttcagttttggTATTGTATCCATCcatagatccatccatccatccatccatccatccatccatccatccgttcatccatccatagatccatccattcattcatccatctacCCATCGGTCCATCCGtcttttcatctgtcttcgtcCACTATTTCTGTGAGGGTCGTAGGTGCAGAGTCCACAGGCATCACTTCCATATTCGGAGTGAAAATCAGGAAAAAT is a window of Octopus bimaculoides isolate UCB-OBI-ISO-001 chromosome 10, ASM119413v2, whole genome shotgun sequence DNA encoding:
- the LOC106868591 gene encoding anionic trypsin-2 translates to MHCKLCACRSQVLPTMYKSLGLIILAVVACLYAIPIKNVNEHIVSGTESQYCEFPHMVFLNVSLVDGGGICGGTLISDKHVLTAAHCVPEGVAAITAHIGSTNKKTAVVRTPVKKWVKHRDYIRKQGTVDNDIAVLELTTPVPISACIKPVDLPNKGDKFHKRCITAGWGKTGKHGIFPNQMRRTNIDIIPNDKCQSYSPGTTVEQHICVGALLRNGTNICYGDSGGGLLCTTTVDYKYVVAGVASYGYDCDEGFAVFTNTANYRDFIDENITE